In one window of Palaemon carinicauda isolate YSFRI2023 chromosome 2, ASM3689809v2, whole genome shotgun sequence DNA:
- the LOC137615170 gene encoding anaphase-promoting complex subunit 10-like has product MGRLDVGKDAVWSVSSSQEGFGVEELMDPSPDTYWKSCGALPHLITLQFKKRTTLDDLSVYLDHEVDRISIPTRLSIRCGRDLNHLQEIKVVNLSNPCGLVSVPLYEADGKFIRGKVLQLAVLEILGTSSYAKICHVKVYSPPENIGDALE; this is encoded by the coding sequence ATGGGGAGACTGGATGTTGGAAAAGATGCTGTTTGGTCTGTTTCCTCGTCACAAGAGGGCTTCGGTGTCGAAGAATTGATGGACCCTTCCCCGGATACCTATTGGAAATCATGTGGGGCCTTACCCCACCTAATCACCCTACAATTCAAGAAGAGAACAACCCTAGACGACCTGTCAGTCTACCTGGATCATGAAGTCGATAGAATTTCTATCCCTACCCGGTTATCAATAAGGTGTGGTCGTGATTTGAATCATCTCCAAGAGATTAAAGTGGTTAATCTTTCAAACCCTTGCGGTCTGGTCTCGGTACCACTTTATGAGGCAGACGGAAAATTCATTAGGGGCAAGGTACTACAGTTAGCCGTTTTGGAAATTCTTGGGACTAGCAGTTATGCTAAAATTTGTCATGTAAAAGTGTATTCTCCGCCTGAGAACATTGGCGATGCATTGGAATAG